The nucleotide window taacgCAAAAGCCTCTTTTAACCcaatttatttacgttttataaaattaattcgtCCAGCGGGCGTCGACCGCTTACCGAATCCTGCAAAGCCTTGCAACCTGTTGCCGACGGCACGCCTTCCGCCCATCGCTACTAACCTTTTCCGGATGTAAGTCACAAGAACGTACTATGAGAATCAGCTGACTCGTACCGTACCCGCGCGACTTctgaaataatttatactttaattcTTTACTTACCATTCTGACTCACGATGCTCGGGAAATAATCAGCGTCGttttttacacaaataatattacaaaaaacaattaaaagttttaattttttttatcatttcgattatttaatgaaaaaacttaaaaaataaaaaatcaccagaaataatatatgtaataactactataaatcaaataattgttataatgtGAAATAAACGAAACGAAGGAATAATATTCGTTTAAGCGCGCACGGCGGCTGGGTGATCGCGGTACAAGGACTGCAGGTGTTGAGAGGAGTTAGGAGAAGACGCGTCGCCGCCGCCGCAGCTGACTACAGAATGATAGCGGGCTGAACGGACATGGGCCCCACCCCTAGCGCACGCGCGCTCCTCAACCACCAGCGCGCATGACCGACATCCTACCGAAAAGTGGAAAAGTGACTCCTACAACGTAGATATACTATTATGTAGTAGATAAATATTGTATCATAATAGATTCCAGCTTATGTACATAATTTTGAcctaattcaatattttaatgctCCGTTTGAGGCATAAAAACCTTAACTTTAACTAAATTATTCCTTTAGCAAAAATCATTGCGACTTCCCTGACCTATATGTATACAAGCCGTTAACGATGTAgatatagttatattaaaaccGTCAATGGATTCGTATGAGTTTATTTCAGTTTCTTCTTTTGTTTCATTTCATTGATAATTGAATTGTATATTTCTCTAATACCGCTAAAATAGCCGGCTCTTAATGAAACCTCGTATCCTTTGGGTAGAGACtgaaaattttttatgtatttgttgGCGCTTTCCGAGAAAATACGCATTTCGTATGAGTAAGGGATACCCATCTTGTTAACGGCGTAGTCGACGCTGTGCCCGCAGTGAGCTTCTTCATTCACGTTATAGATACTTTCATTGACAAACCACTGAAAGCTTCCAGCTCTATGATTTACTTTAGCTGCTACATCGCCGGCTCTTTTCTTAACCTTTTCTATAgagttaaaagttatatttctGGCGGCATACGGATAAAATATACCGTGACCGTCGCGTCGCAACGAAATGTAcgtatttatatcatttttatatctCTTTAAGACGTCTATTATGAACTTAGTCTCATTTTCAGAATTAACTTGACCCTGATATGTTTGTGAAAATATATTCTCAGTGATCGGACAAACATTCCAAGAGTCATCAAAGTTTCTTGTTATATCTACACCGTAAGTCTTGTTTTGTAAATAGTTCATATTCTTTCTCCAGTATTCCTTTTTCTGTAATAgataaaacatacaattaattggccacaaacaaaatataaataaatattgaaaaaaatttaaaattactggtAACCACAGCTTAATGTAGATAAAACTTACTCATTGAGCAAACAACATTTATTGTGTAACATATTGCTTTCTCCGCTGTTTTGGTGTGTGACTGTGTGACTGACAAAGTTTGTCTGTGTGTCTATGAAAATGTTCTTGTGtgctgtatttttataatcttcTTATGATAATAATGCTAcaaaatcttaatttaaatatgcatatttaaaatatatcactaCATTTAACGTTATTGCACCGTTTGATTTAAAGTTATCAATATTTAGGCAGAGGTTGTCTATTTGAAACCACTATCAGTGATAAGACAGGTACTATATTtctctattatatttctttttcttttgtgtaaaattttaagtacgtaataaagtattaaataaaattaatgaaatatcgTAATAGTAATACTAACATTTCTCCTGTACTCTAACCCATCCGGATTAGTAGATGGTAAGATCACCCATTTAACCTTCCGTATCATATTTATGTTATCAGCGCACGCTACAAGTTGTTCGATTATATACAGCGCAAAGGCAACAGGTTCGGAGCCAGCATCTTGACCTGCGTCTAAGAGTATAATCGGTCTAGACTCTTTTTCTCTACCTTTAGGTTTTGTACCGTTAATAATTACCTGTAATTAAATTTAGACCTTAAAAGCGACCTTTTTTAATCGACAAAAAATGTAGGATATGATATACCTACCTTGCGATATTATTTGAACAACCAAATTTAATGGTTCTATTAGTATTTGATAGGTGTATAGTTTTGATAACACTAAAATTCTTATCAACGAAATACATACCACATATAAGTAGCAGGAGACAACGATTAAAAGAACCGGTAAAACTTTTACAGCTACTTTAGTAGGAATGAATGcgtttataaaaacaagtttaGAACTGAACTAGCTTACAATGCACCCTATTACCTACCTACCTGTAACCCAAGCTATCAAACGCGATATAATTTAAATCGCATTTCTAGATTAAAAGTCAACAACTAaaccattaaataaaagaatactaGTTCTAGTTCTATTTTATTAACTCCTTACTTActcacatatatttaattttgtgtagATGAAACTGTCtaatacataatattctaaATGTATG belongs to Melitaea cinxia chromosome 17, ilMelCinx1.1, whole genome shotgun sequence and includes:
- the LOC123661377 gene encoding zinc carboxypeptidase A 1-like, whose product is MYLLGIVIATVFFNAAKADYCGCKSLRPCYKRMLDALLVDDEEPCVENVAIGSSTVTIFLKALKTYCGYTVQVHDNFTTRENRNLFEVCVKKIVIINGTKPKGREKESRPIILLDAGQDAGSEPVAFALYIIEQLVACADNINMIRKVKWVILPSTNPDGLEYRRNKKEYWRKNMNYLQNKTYGVDITRNFDDSWNVCPITENIFSQTYQGQVNSENETKFIIDVLKRYKNDINTYISLRRDGHGIFYPYAARNITFNSIEKVKKRAGDVAAKVNHRAGSFQWFVNESIYNVNEEAHCGHSVDYAVNKMGIPYSYEMRIFSESANKYIKNFQSLPKGYEVSLRAGYFSGIREIYNSIINEMKQKKKLK